Proteins from a single region of Diorhabda sublineata isolate icDioSubl1.1 chromosome 2, icDioSubl1.1, whole genome shotgun sequence:
- the LOC130453420 gene encoding cytidine deaminase-like, producing MSMKNEKYAANICKLKTLDANIQNLINMAVETRLNSYSPYSNFKVGASVLCDDGKIFSGCNVENNAFTVGLCAERCAYGKAISEGNMKFKAVAVVAQQENSFTTPCGACRQFMNEFGNVDVYITKPNCNDVLVLNMDQLLPFKFETVGNTFI from the exons ATGTcgatgaaaaatgaaaaatatgctgCTAATATTTGTAAGTTAAAAACGCTGG ATGCAAACATACAGAATCTAATCAACATGGCAGTGGAAACGAGACTTAACTCCTACTCTCCATACAGTAACTTCAAAGTAGGTGCCAGCGTTCTCTGCGACGATGGGAAAATCTTCTCCGGTTGCAACGTTGAAAACAACGCTTTCACTGTAGGGCTTTGTGCAGAGAGGTGCGCCTATGGTAAAGCCATAAGCGAAGGAAACATGAAATTTAAAGCAGTTGCAGTAGTAGCGCAACAAGAAAATTCTTTCACAACTCCTTGCGGCGCCTGTCGTCAGTTCATGAACGAATTTGGAAATGTAGATGTTTACATAACGAAACCGAATTGTAATGATGTTTTGGTTTTAAATATGGACCAGCTGCTACCTTTTAAATTTGAGACTGTAggtaacacttttatataa
- the LOC130453419 gene encoding AN1-type zinc finger protein 2A-like, with amino-acid sequence MEFPHLGKHCSKSDCNKLDFLPIKCDACNKIFCNEHYSYGTHNCANIHKKNNQVPVCPLCNRPIPVRKGEHPDYVVGTHIDNDCQSDPAKNRRKVFTNKCSFYKCKTKELLPVICEDCSKNFCIKHRHPADHACEGKKLKSSPFSTHSQDVYNEDEALARALALSIQENVPLSKSKQEELDLALAKQLQASEGSGSSRNSDRCNIS; translated from the exons ATGGAATTTCCTCATCTAGGTAAACATTGTTCAAAATCAGATTGTAATAAATTGGATTTCCTTCCAATTAAATGTGACgcttgtaataaaattttctgtaaTGAACATTACAGTTATGGTACCCATAACTGTGCGAATATCcataaaaagaataatcaaGTTCCAGTATGTCCACTTTGTAATAGACCAATTCCCGTTAGAAAAGGGGAACATCCTGATTATGTAGTTGGTACTCACATAGACAATGATTGCCAATCGGATCCTGCGAAAAATAGAAGGAAAGtgtttacaaataaatgttCATTTTACAAATGTAAAACAAAGGAACTTTTACCAGTTATATGTGAggattgttcaaaaaatttttgtatcaagCACAGACATCCTGCAGATCATGCTTGTGAGG GCAAAAAGTTGAAATCATCACCATTTAGTACACATTCACAAGATGTATATAATGAAGATGAGGCACTTGCAAGGGCATTAGCTCTGTCTATACAAGAAAATGTTCCACTTagtaaaagtaaacaagaaGAATTAGATTTAGCACTGGCAAAGCAATTACAAGCATCAGAAGGAAGTGGATCTAGTAGAAATTCAGACCGTTGTAATATATCTTGA
- the LOC130453421 gene encoding dyslexia-associated protein KIAA0319-like protein, with product MDMGYKQFSILIIFTFCLTCCELYRSPIIGVQERCPRLYSQTFTGCIPRGNLSAGVFEEILDANELKMCVLECCLKEICNVAFMHNNKCYHITCTNDELCLPTSSTNLSISDKLYLVLIKPVTEDKSWEDILRQQDLSTNQEDKDILNILNDRKIFEDAFRDLLKEEEYERDMYCEVGNNCLANEECVRHAKSRTGICQCIEGYSRNSKGDCIPTFSEETTLQGLPSLLSERIIDIDNKSLPVTPKMVIVQAESKEVRLPVSEVNLDAKVLDDSNSKYQYEWTSLHQPEGSTAVKHQNEGQLHLEKLTEGLYSFKVAASNPTSYGETFVNVTVLPAKRINKPPNIIITPANQTIKQPNSAAVLDASSSTDDDGIISWHWELQQGPLGYEPQLKDTPTLQLNDLTKPGNYTFKLTVTDTDKEISSQTANITVLAGTDYPPEANAGEDKIIYLPHNSITLNGSMSLDDHAITTWEWTKSPDDANKAVDMQDTRTPILKLSNLEEGIYTFILKVTDSAGQSSTAQVHVFVKPPTNKPPVANAGQNITISLPQTWAVIDASNSTDDNKIMAFKWELLEGPSSVTFENSNSSKTNVTGLTKGMYTFKVSITDDNNNVASDKVYVIVNQNKNQKPTADAGPDFEVELPKNIVTLNGSNSRDDWEIVKWKWIRDPSSLAIGNIAEKTDESPILILTDLAVGKYVFNLTVFDEQGLSDSDKVTLTVKNDPKMYHLVELTVDLDAKTLTQAQYDLLTGKLALLIRDGLKLQIRSVRPSEESGNALITFYVDDTSGKPAPANDVVHYLRQKLHVDASLLGFSVEKLQTSICQNNCSGHGVCDELTRKCKCEAFWMQDMFKVYLKYQEDSDCSWSILYVVLGLVCGVLTFLGILWGMVHLCYTFCTKRGVNTKPTTYKLIADTEDISQFGSKKSNFSDSDTDSDVVFESRSKPPRFSDTRNGHKPTRNGYTKQGRRIKT from the exons ATG gATATGGGatacaaacaattttcaattttaattatattcactTTTTGTCTAACATGTTGTGAACTATATAGAAGTCCTATAATCGGTGTGCAAGAGCGATGTCCTAGACTATATTCACAAACTTTTACAGGATGCATACCAAGAGGAAATCTAAGTGCAG gtgtttttgaagaaattttagaCGCCAATGAGCTGAAAATGTGTGTATTGGAATGTTgtttaaaagaaatttgtaaTGTAGCATTCATGCACAACAATAAATGCTATCATATAACATGTACTAATGACGAACTCTGTTTACCAACTTCCTCAACCAATTTAAGTATATCAGATAAactttatttagttttaataaagCCAGTGACTGAGGATAAATCGTGGGAGGACATACTGAGGCAACAAG ATCTTTCTACTAATCAAGAAGATAaagacattttaaatattttgaatgacagaaaaatatttgaagatgcTTTTAGAGATCTactaaaagaagaagaatatgagAGAGACATGTATTGTGAAGTTGGAAATAATTGTCTAGCTAACGAAGAGTGTGTTAGGCATGCAAAATCTAGAACAG GTATCTGCCAGTGCATTGAAGGATATAGTCGTAATTCCAAAGGCGATTGTATTCCTACATTTTCTGAAGAAACGACTCTTCAAGGCCTTCCTAGTCTTCTGTCAGAACGTATTATAGATATTGATAACAAATCATTACCAGTAACTCCTAAAATGGTCATTGTGCAAGCTGAATCAAAAGAAGTTAGATTACCTGTCTCTGAAGTTAATTTAGATGCCAAAGTATTGGATGATTCAAATAGTAAATACCAATATGAATGGACTTCACTCCATCAACCTGAAGGTAGTACTGCTGTCAAGCATCAAAACGAAGGGCAACTACATCTAGAAAAGCTAACAGAAGGACTCTATTCATTCAAG GTTGCTGCATCAAATCCCACATCTTATGGTGAAACTTTTGTAAACGTTACAGTATTGCCAGCTAAGAGAATAAATAAACCACCAAATATTATCATAACTCCGGCCAATCAGACAATAAAACAACCAAATTCAGCTGCTGTTTTGGATGCTTCTTCTTCTACTGATGACGATGGCATTATTTCTTGGCACTGGGAATTACAACAAGGACCATTAG gATACGAACCTCAACTGAAAGATACTCCGACTCTACAACTAAATGATCTTACAAAACCTGGAAATTACACTTTCAAACTTACTGTAACAGATACGGATAAAGAAATCAGTAGTCAAACAGCAAATATAACTGTTTTAGCTGGTACTGATTATCCACCAGAAGCCAATGCAG gCGAAGACAAAATAATTTACCTTCCTCACAATTCCATAACATTGAATGGAAGTATGAGCTTAGATGATCACGCAATTACAACTTGGGAATGGACAAAATCTCCCGACGATGCCAACAAAGCCGTCGATATGCAAGACACTCGAACTCCGATTCTTAAATTATCGAATTTGGAAGAAGGAATTTACACTTTTATTCTAAAAGTTACCGACAGTGCAGGTCAATCCAGTACAGCTCAG GTTCATGTTTTTGTCAAACCGCCAACTAACAAACCACCTGTAGCAAACGCTGGTCAAAATATCACTATAAGTTTACCACAAACTTGGGCTGTTATCGATGCTTCAAACAGTACTGATGACAACAAAATAATGGCTTTCAAATGGGAACTTTTAGAAGGACCGTCATCGGTAACGTTCGAAAATTCGAATTCCAGCAAAACCAACGTCACAGGACTTACCAAAGGAATGTACACGTTTAAAGTTAGCATCACAGATGATAACAATAATGTTGCCAGCGATAAagtttatgttattgttaaccAAA ataaaaatcaaaaaccaaCTGCTGACGCCGGACCAGATTTCGAAGTGGAACTTCCTAAGAACATAGTCACCTTAAACGGTTCGAATTCGAGAGACGATTGGGAAATAGTCAAATGGAAATGGATCAGAGACCCTAGTTCACTAGCTATCGGTAATATTGCCGAAAAAACCGACGAATCACCAATATTAATCCTAACCGATCTCGCTGTCGGTAAATATGTGTTTAATCTAACAGTTTTCGACGAGCAAGgattaagtgatagtgataaggtCACGTTGACCGTCAAAAATGATCCCAAGATGTACCATTTAGTTGAACTGACGGTGGATTTGGACGCTAAAACTTTGACGCAAGCTCAGTACGATTTGCTGACGGGAAAACTGGCTTTGTTGATTAGGGATGGATTAAAATTACAG ATTAGGAGCGTTCGTCCATCAGAAGAATCCGGAAATGCTCTAATAACTTTCTACGTAGACGATACCTCCGGGAAACCCGCACCAGCAAATGACGTTGTGCATTACTTGCGTCAGAAATTACACGTGGATGCCAGCCTTCTGGGATTTTCTGTTGAAAAACTCCAAACGAGCATATGTCAGAATAATTGTTCAGGTCACGGAGTTTGCGATGAACTTACTAGAAAATGCAAATGCGAAGCTTTCTGGATGCAAGACATgttcaaagtttatttgaaatatcagGAAGATTCAGATTGCAGTTGGAGTATACTATACGTGGTTTTGGGTTTGGTTTGCGGAGTTCTGACATTTTTGGGTATATTATGGGGAATGGTGCATTTATGTTACACTTTTTGTACGAAAAGGGGAGTCAACACGAAACCCACAACTTATAAGCTTATTGCAGATACCGAAGATATATCACAAT ttggaTCGAAGAAAAGCAACTTTTCTGATAGCGATACCGATTCGGATGTAGTTTTCGAGTCCCGTTCGAAACCACCCCGTTTTTCCGATACCAGAAACGGCCATAAACCGACGAGGAACGGATACACAAAACAAGGCAGAAGAATAAAAACTTAG
- the LOC130453426 gene encoding transcription factor Jun has product MSQEQNTTFKNMKRNLTLDLNQKKLNLPTTSGLLSSPDLNLLKVDTPELESMILANGIGQTPTPSLLFPRAVTAEQEKFAGGFVEALSHLHNSNSQQGSDSNSSTIYNDSFLPHIKEEPQTVPSLNQSPPMSPVNMEYQERIKLERKRQRNRLAASKCRSRKLERISKLEDKVKILKSENIELGNIVNQLKETVGLLKLEVIEHNKAGCPIINTY; this is encoded by the exons ATGAGTCAGGAACAAAATACAACTTTTAAAAACATGAAGAGAAACCTCACTCTCGATTTGAACCAAAAGAAACTAAATTTACCTACCACTAGTGGCTTATTATCTTCTCCTGATTTAAATTTACTCAAAGTGGATACTCCTGAACTAGAAAGTATGATTTTGGCTAATGGTATTGGACAAACTCCTACACCTTCATTGTTATTTCCAAGAGCTGTTACAGCTGAGCAGGAGAAATTCGCAGGTGGATTTGTTGAAGCCCTGAGTCACTTGCATAACAGTAATTCACAACAAGGCTCAGATAGTAACAGCAGTACAATATACAATGACTCTTTTTTACCACACATTAAAGAAGAACCCCAAACAGTGCCTAGTCTCAATCAG tctCCTCCAATGTCCCCTGTCAATATGGAATACCAAGAAAGGATCAAATTAGAAAGAAAGAGACAACGGAACCGCCTTGCAGCATCCAAGTGCAGATCCAGGAAGCTGGAAAGGATCTCAAAGTTAGAAGATAAAGTGAagattttgaaaagtgaaaatatcGAGCTTGGAAACATTGTTAATCAATTGAAGGAAACCGTAGGGCTTCTTAAACTCGAAGTTATAGAGCATAACAAAGCCGGTTGTCCTATTATCAACACATATTAA